ACGGGCTCGGTGGCGCGGTCTTCGGCAAGCGTCGACCGGTCGAGATCGCCCGTCGACTGCGCTCCGGGATGGTCGCGGTGAACTCGGCGCTCAGCTTCGCCGGCATGTCCACGCTGCCCTTCGGTGGGGTGGGCGACTCCGGCTTCGGTCGGGTCCACGGCGACGACGGACTGCGCGAGTTCGGCCGGGCGAAGGCGATCACCGTACGACGTGGACCATCGCTGCTGCCGGCGATGACCTTCTCCCGAACCCCGGCACAGGTCGCGAAAATCGCAAAAGCCGTCAAAATTATGTACGGCCGGTGATCCTTACCCATCCGATCGTGGTGGAGGAATAGGCGTTTCAGATATACCGGCTCAAGCTGACGTACCCCTACATTCCGTCAAGTGGGGATACACGCATTGCGATCTCGCCTGGTCGAGAACGAGGATTCGTTTGCCGCCCGCAGGCGCAGCAAGCGGGCGACCTGGCTGGTCGAGACGTTTCCCGACCTGGCCCAGATGTCCATCATCGACCTCGGCGGTCGGGTGGAGACCTGGGCCCGAGCGGTGGTACGCCCGAAACACGTACACGTGGTCAACCTGGAGGCACCGCCACCGGAGATCCCCGACTGGGCGGAGGTCGACTACGGCGACGCCTGTGCGCTACCTCCGACGATCTCCCACCGCCGGTACGACCTGGTCTTCTCCAACTCCGTGCTGGAGCACGTCGGCGGGCACGAACGGCGAGTCCGGTTCGCCGAGTCGGTGCACCTGCTCAGCGACGCGCACTGGGTGCAGACCCCGTACCGCTACTTCCCGATCGAGCCACACTGGATCGCCCCCGGCATGCAGTTCCTACCGGTCCGGTTCCGTACGCTGGTCGCCCGCCGCTGGCCGCTGGCCCACTCGCCGGCGAAGACGCACGAGGCCGCGATCCAGCAGGTGCTCTGGACCGAACTGGTGGACCGGTCCCAGATGCGGCACTACTTCCCACAGTCCCAGATCCGGGTCGAGCGCCTCGCCACCCTCCCCAAGTCCCTCATCGCCGTCCTCGGCTCCCCGTAAGGAAGGGCCCCTTGTTATCGCTTTTTGTATAGGAAGGGGCCCTTCCTAACACCCCCGCGCGGCTGGAGCGGCGCGGCGAAGGTCAGCGGTGGATGTGTACCCGCTCCGGCTGCCCGGTCGAGTGGAGGTGCCGAAGACCACGGCCGTGCCACCTGGAGCCGACGGCTAGAAGAGGGTCAGCTCGTCGCGCTCGATGCCGCGCAGGCGGTCGTAGTTGACGGCGACGCAGCGGATGCCCCGGTCATTGGCGAGCACCCGGGCCTGCGGCTTGATCTCCTGGGCGGCGAAGACACCCTGGACCGGGGCGAGCAGTGGATCGCGGTTGAGTAGTTCCAGGTAGCGGGTCAGTTGCTCCACGCCGTCGATGTCACCGCGCCGCTTCACCTCCACCGCCACGGTGCCCGAGGCGCCGTCGCGGCAGAGCAGGTCGACCGGACCGATCGCGGTCGGGTACTCCCGACGGATCAACGTGAAGCCGTCGCCGAGCGTGGTCGGGTTCGCCGCCAACAGCTCCTGCAGGTGCGCCTCCACCCCGTCCTTGCGCAGGCCGGGATCGACCCCGAGTTCGTACGAGGTGTCCTGGAAGACCTCCTCCAGGGTGATCCGCAGTTCCTCACCGGCCTTGTTGACGACCCGCCACACACCGGGGGCCTCTTCCAGCCGGCACGGCGGGCTCATCCAGTTGAGTGGCTTGTAGGCCCGGTCGTCGGCGTGGATCGACACCGACCCGTCCGCCTTGACCATCAACAACCGGGTGGCCAGCGGCAGGTGCGCCGAAAGTCGTCCCACGTAGTCCACCGCGCATCGCGCTATCACCAACCGCACCCGACGAGGGTAGCGGAGCCGGCAGCCGGTCCCCGCCGCGCACGCCGGAAGCCGGCCAGGAAGCGAAGGCCGTCGTACGGGAGCCATCGAGCGAACGCCGTCGAGCGAAAGTCGTACGGCGGTGAGATGCTGACGCCGTGCTGGAAGCCCTCACCGGTACGGGCCTTGCCGCTTCGGCCGGCCTGAATGCCTACATTCCCCTGTTGACGATGGGACTGCTGTCCCGCTTCACCGGTCTGATCGACCTGCCCAGCGGTTGGCAGTGGCTCTCCAACGGCTGGGTGATCGCGATCCTGATCGTGCTGCTGGCGGTCGAGTTCGTGGCCGACAAGGTGCCGGTGGTCGACCACGTCAACGATCTTGTGCAGACGGTGGTCCGGCCGACCGCGGGCGGACTGGTGTTCAGTGCGGGGTCGAGCTCGGAGACGGTGACGGTCACCGACCCGGGCAGCTTCTTCTCCTCCAACCAGTGGGTGCCGATCGTCACCGGAGTGGTGATCGCGTTCGGCGTACACGCGGTCAAGTCGGCTGCCCGGCCGGTGATCAACGCGGGCACCGCCGGGATCGGCGCTCCGGTGGCCAGCACCGTGGAGGACGTGACCAGCGTGGCGATGTCGCTCGTGGCGATCATCCTTCCGGTGCTGGTGCTGCTCTTCCTGGCCGGCTTCGCGATCCTGCTGCCCTGGACGCTGCGCCGCCGGCGGGAGCGCAAGCGGGAACGGGAGACGGCCCGCGCCGCCGGCTACCGCGTCTGAGCTGCGACTTTGCCGGCAGGAGCGACTGGATTCCGGGAGCCGGGCCGGCCTCCCACGGTCGGGTGACGTCTCGGCTTCCGGTCAATGAGGTTCCCTCACGTCTGACATGATCAGCGACGTGAGCCGAGCCCGGTCCCGTCTGCTGATCGGCGCGCTGGTCGCGGCGGCCGTGCTCGGCACCACCACCAGCGCGATAGCGCTGGGCGTCGCGCTGTCGCCGCCCGGCCGTGGGTCGGTGTCCGCCGACGCCCCGTCCGAGGTGAGCCATCCACCCGGCCCGGCCGGCACCCCGACCCCGGTGGCGAGCAGCCCGAACGGGACCGGCACCACCGAACCAGGCAGACCCGCCACCACCGAACCGGGCAGGACCTCCCCCACCCCGTCGGCCGGCAGCGGGGGCACTCCGCCGGACCGCGGTGTCCCCGGCGCCACCAGGGCGGGCACCAGGCCGCCGGTGGTCGACCACGGTCCGCGTACGGGGAACCGGGTCGCTCTCACCTTCGACGCGGACATGACCGACTCGATGCTCTACAGCCTGCGTACGGGCAGGGTGAAGTCGTACGCCAACCTGCGCATCGTCGAGTTGCTGGAGCGGGAGCAGCTGCCGGCCACCTTCTTCCTGACCGGCAAGTGGGTCGAGCGCTACCCGGAACTGACCCGCCGGCTGGCTGGCAATCCCCGGTTCGAACTGGCGAACCACACGTACGGGCATCTGGCGTTCACCGGCAACTGCTACGACCTCCCCCGGGTGCCGAGCCGGAACATGACCGAGGACGTGGCGAAGACGTTCCGGGTGATCGAGCCGTACGGCGGGCGGCAGACCCGCTACTTCCGATTCCCCGGGCTCTGCCACGACGGGGAGGCGCTGGCCGCCCTCGCGCCGCTCGGCGTGACCGTGGTCGACGGAGACGTGGTCAGCGGCGACCCGTTCGCCACCGCCTGGCAGCCGATCGTGCGGGCGGTACTCGACCAGGTACGTCCCGGTTCAGTGGTGATCATGCACGTGACCGAGGCGAACGCGGCGATGACCGACGAGGCGCTGCCACACATCCTGGCCGGACTGCGGGAACGGGGCCTGGTCCCGGCCACGCTCTCCGAGGTACTGGCCGAATCCTGAGACGCCCCACGGCCGGCCGGTACCGTGACACCGCGAACCGAACGGATCTTCCCACCCGCCGTGCCCAATTGACCCGGCTCACTCCCCCCGGACCCCGGATCCCCACCGGGCGGTACCGGCGCGCATAGTGGTCGGCATGAGTGACCAGCCCGCGATCTCCGTACGAGGTCTGCGCAAGTCGTACGGCGAGCACGCCGCCGTCGCCGGTCTGGACCTGACGGTGCGTACCGGCGAGGTCTTCGCCCTGCTCGGCCCGAACGGCGCCGGCAAGACGACCACGGTGGAGATCCTGGAGGGCTACCGGCGGCGCGACGGTGGCGAGGTCAGCGTGCTCGGTGTCGACCCGGACACCGCCGGCCGGGACTGGCGCTCCCGGGTCGGAATCGTGCTCCAGGGCACCGGCGAGTTCGACGACCTGACCGTGGGCGAGGTGGTGGACCACTTCGCCGCGTTCTACCCGGCGCCGGAGGCCCCGGACCGGGTGATCGGTCGGGTCGGACTGACCGACAAGGTCAATGCCCGCACGCACACCCTTTCCGGCGGACAGAAGCGCCGCCTCGACGTGGCGCTCGGCATCGTCGGCCGGCCCGAACTGCTCTTCCTCGACGAGCCGACGACCGGGTTCGACCCGGAGGCTCGGCGCGAGTTCTGGGAACTGATCCGTGACCTCTCGGCCGGCGGCACCACCATCGTGCTGACCACCCACTATCTGGACGAGGCGGAGTCACTCGCCGACCGGGTGGGCGTGATCGCCGCCGGTCAACTGGTCGAGGTGGCCACCCCGGCCGAGCTGGGCAACCGGCAGCAGGCGCTGCCGATGGTCTCCTGGCGTACGCCGGACGGGACGCCGCAACAGGCGGAGAGCGCGACGCCGACGGCCTTGATCGCGGAGTTGGCCGGGCGGTACGGCGGCGAGGTTCCGGGGCTCACGGTGACCCGCCCGACCCTGGAAGACGTCTACCTGCGGATGATCGGACAGTGATGAGCACGACCACGGAAGCGACCCGGGTCGCGGCGCCCCGTCGCCTCGGTCCAGCGACGCTGGGCCTGCGCCAGGGGCGGCTGGAGCTGCGACAGTTCCTGCGTAGCCGGGAGTCGGTGGTCTTCACCATGCTCTTCCCGGTGGTGCTGATCCTGATTTTCGCGTCGATCTTCAAGGGTGAGATCGGCGGTGGGGTGCGGTTCACCCAATACTTTGTCACCGGCATGATCGCCACCGGGCTGATGACCGTCGGTTTCCAGAGTCTGGCCATCCAGATTCCGATCGAGCGGGACCGGGGCGTACTCAAGCGCCTGCGTGGTACACCGATGCCGAAGTGGGTCTACTTCGCCGGCAAGGTGATCATGGTCGCGGTGATCGGGGTCGCCGAGACGGTCCTGCTGCTCGCCGTCGCCGTCCTCCTGTTCGACCTGCGACTGCCCGACACCGGCGCCAAGTGGCTCACCTTCGCCTGGGTCGCCGCGCTCGGCATCACCGCCTGCACGCTCTGCGGGATCGCCTTCTCGTCGCTGGCCCGCAGCGGCCGCAGCGCGCCGAGCACGGTCACCCCGGTCGCCCTGATCCTCCAGTTCATCTCCGGGGTCTTCTTCGTCTTCACCGACCTGCCGACCTGGATGCAGCAGGTGGCGGCGATCTTCCCACTGAAGTGGATGTGCCAGGGCCTGCGTTCGGTCTTCCTGCCCGCCTCGTTCGGCGCCCAGGAACCCGCCGGCTCGTACGAGTTGGGCAAGGTGGCCCTGGTTCTCGCCGCCTGGTGCATCGTCGGCCTGGTGCTCTGCCTCCGCACCTTCCGCTGGACCACCCGGCGCGACGGCTGACCACCTGACGCGACGACGCCCGCGACGACGCCCGGAAGCCGAGAAGGTGGTGGCCCGCCGGGCCCGGCGGAGAGATCAAGCCTGACAGTGAGGATGTAAGGGCGGGTCACCCGGTTGGTCTGACCCAAAGCCTGACCGACGATCACTGTCCTTGGGCGGATTCGTCGACCGGTCCGGGTGACCCGCTACCGCACTCACCACCTGGGCGGATGTGACCTGATAGGAGCCTGTGCGAGAGGCACCCATCACTGTCTTGTCCACCGTCGCGGCGGTGCGTGCCGACCCTTGTCCGGTGCGAGCGAACGGGACGACACCCCAGCATGACAGCCAAGAAGCGTCAGATCACCGGTGGAATCGACACCCACGGCAGAACCCACCACGCCGCCGTGGTCGACCAGACCGGCCGGGTACTCAACGACCAGCAGTTCCCCGCCACCGCAGCCGGCTACCACGACCTCCTGGCCTGGCTCCGATCACACGGCCGGGTAACCAAGGTTGGTATCGAGGGCACCGGCGCCTACGGCGCCGGCCTGGCCCGCTACCTGACCAGCCAGAACATCACCCTGGTCGAAGTCGACCGACCCGACCGCAAAACCCGCCGCACGAAGGGCAAGTCCGACCCGATCGACGCGATCGCCGCCGCCCGAGCCGCCCTGTCCGGACAAGCCAACGGCACCCCCAAGACCCGCACCGGCCCCGTCGAAGCGATCCGCACCCTACGAGTCGCCCGCAGCGGCGCAGTCAAGGCCCGCACCGCCGCACTCAACCAACTCCACGGCCTCATCGCCTCCGCCCCCCCCCGAAGAACTCCGCGCCAACCTCACCGGCCTGCACGGCCAGGCCCTGATCACCGCCTGCACCACCCTGACCACCGACGACACCCCGACAAGTGATCCGATCCAGGCCACCCGAGCGGCACTCCACTCGATCGCCACCCGGGTCCAGACCCTGACCACCGAGATCACCCAACTCGAACACCGACTCCACCCCATCGTGGCCACCACCGCCCCACGCCTGAACGCGCTCCTCGGCGTCGGCCCCGACGTCGCCGGGCAACTCCTAGCCACCGCCGGAGACAACCCCGACCGGCTCCACAGCGAAGCCGCCCTAGCCCACCTCTGCGGCGCCGCACCCATCCCCGCCAGCTCCGGACGCACCAACCGGCACCGACTCAACCGAGGCGGGGACCGCGCCGCAAACAAAGCGCTCTACACCATCGCGCTCTGCCGCCTACGCCACGATCCCCGCACCCGCGCCTACACCGAACGACGCACCACCCAAGGCCTCAGCAAAAAAGAGATCATCCGCTGCCTCAAGCGCTACATCATCCGAGAAGTCCACACCGCCCTACTCGCAGACCTCGCCGCACTCACCACTTGACACTCCATAGGAGCATCCGCTCGGAGCCGGGCCCGGCGAGCCACCGCCCCCACCGGCAGCTCAGTACGAGTAGAACCCCTGGCCGGTCTTGCGGCCCAGGTCGCCTGCGGCGACCATGCGCTGGAGCAGCTCCGGTGGGAAGAATTTCTCGTCACCGGTGTCGGTGTAGATGTTCTTCGTCGCGTGCAGCAGCACGTCCGCTCCGGTCAGGTCGGTGGTGGCGAGCGGGCCCATGGCGTGCCCGAAGCCGAGCTTGCAGGCGGTGTCCAGGTCCTCGGCCGAGACCACCCCGGACTCGACCAGCTTGACCGCCTCCATCACCAGCGCGGTGATCAACCTGGTGGTGACGAAGCCGGCGATGTCCCGGTTGACCACGACGCAGGTCTTGCCGATCTCCTCGGCGAAGACACGGGCGGTGGCAAGCGTTTCGTCACTGGTCTTGTAGCC
The Micromonospora pisi DNA segment above includes these coding regions:
- a CDS encoding class I SAM-dependent methyltransferase; the protein is MGIHALRSRLVENEDSFAARRRSKRATWLVETFPDLAQMSIIDLGGRVETWARAVVRPKHVHVVNLEAPPPEIPDWAEVDYGDACALPPTISHRRYDLVFSNSVLEHVGGHERRVRFAESVHLLSDAHWVQTPYRYFPIEPHWIAPGMQFLPVRFRTLVARRWPLAHSPAKTHEAAIQQVLWTELVDRSQMRHYFPQSQIRVERLATLPKSLIAVLGSP
- the nucS gene encoding endonuclease NucS, which codes for MRLVIARCAVDYVGRLSAHLPLATRLLMVKADGSVSIHADDRAYKPLNWMSPPCRLEEAPGVWRVVNKAGEELRITLEEVFQDTSYELGVDPGLRKDGVEAHLQELLAANPTTLGDGFTLIRREYPTAIGPVDLLCRDGASGTVAVEVKRRGDIDGVEQLTRYLELLNRDPLLAPVQGVFAAQEIKPQARVLANDRGIRCVAVNYDRLRGIERDELTLF
- a CDS encoding DUF4126 domain-containing protein; this translates as MLEALTGTGLAASAGLNAYIPLLTMGLLSRFTGLIDLPSGWQWLSNGWVIAILIVLLAVEFVADKVPVVDHVNDLVQTVVRPTAGGLVFSAGSSSETVTVTDPGSFFSSNQWVPIVTGVVIAFGVHAVKSAARPVINAGTAGIGAPVASTVEDVTSVAMSLVAIILPVLVLLFLAGFAILLPWTLRRRRERKRERETARAAGYRV
- a CDS encoding polysaccharide deacetylase family protein; the encoded protein is MSRARSRLLIGALVAAAVLGTTTSAIALGVALSPPGRGSVSADAPSEVSHPPGPAGTPTPVASSPNGTGTTEPGRPATTEPGRTSPTPSAGSGGTPPDRGVPGATRAGTRPPVVDHGPRTGNRVALTFDADMTDSMLYSLRTGRVKSYANLRIVELLEREQLPATFFLTGKWVERYPELTRRLAGNPRFELANHTYGHLAFTGNCYDLPRVPSRNMTEDVAKTFRVIEPYGGRQTRYFRFPGLCHDGEALAALAPLGVTVVDGDVVSGDPFATAWQPIVRAVLDQVRPGSVVIMHVTEANAAMTDEALPHILAGLRERGLVPATLSEVLAES
- a CDS encoding ABC transporter ATP-binding protein gives rise to the protein MSDQPAISVRGLRKSYGEHAAVAGLDLTVRTGEVFALLGPNGAGKTTTVEILEGYRRRDGGEVSVLGVDPDTAGRDWRSRVGIVLQGTGEFDDLTVGEVVDHFAAFYPAPEAPDRVIGRVGLTDKVNARTHTLSGGQKRRLDVALGIVGRPELLFLDEPTTGFDPEARREFWELIRDLSAGGTTIVLTTHYLDEAESLADRVGVIAAGQLVEVATPAELGNRQQALPMVSWRTPDGTPQQAESATPTALIAELAGRYGGEVPGLTVTRPTLEDVYLRMIGQ
- a CDS encoding ABC transporter permease, coding for MSTTTEATRVAAPRRLGPATLGLRQGRLELRQFLRSRESVVFTMLFPVVLILIFASIFKGEIGGGVRFTQYFVTGMIATGLMTVGFQSLAIQIPIERDRGVLKRLRGTPMPKWVYFAGKVIMVAVIGVAETVLLLAVAVLLFDLRLPDTGAKWLTFAWVAALGITACTLCGIAFSSLARSGRSAPSTVTPVALILQFISGVFFVFTDLPTWMQQVAAIFPLKWMCQGLRSVFLPASFGAQEPAGSYELGKVALVLAAWCIVGLVLCLRTFRWTTRRDG